From the genome of Blautia hydrogenotrophica DSM 10507:
TGATAAAATTTATCATTTACCCAGCCTGTGAGATTTTCACTTCCAAAATCATCAATAAACAAGATATCTGTCGTCGCCAAATCTTCCAAAAGCTCATTTTCTTTTTGTTTACTGTCTTTGTCATAAGTTTTTTTGATTGCATTCAGAATGCGAGAACTTGTAGCAAATTTAACCACATAACCATCATCCAAAAACTTATTTGCAAGACTAGCAGCCATTCTTGTTTTTCCGCTTCCCTTTGTCTCCGAATACAGATACAGGCCTAATCCAGATTTTTTATATTCACTAAAATAATCGAGATATGTTTTTATTTTCTTACAGGCTGCTGTAGCAATCCTCTTTTCAGACGGATTTTGATATGCACTTAGTGTAAAGTTATTAAGTCGAGTTTCTTTATAAACCGGCGGAATATCAGCGAATGATATTCTTTGTTTCAAAAGTATGTTTTCTCGGCATTTACAAGACACCGCTTCTTTTTGCCCAAACTCATTAATGCTTATTATCCAACCGATTCCGCCACATACAGGACACTCACTCAAATCCGTCGAAATCTCCGTTGTAAGATTCTGCGGCTTGTCTAAGTTCCTCAGAGAATGTAAGCTTTCCAATTTTTCTCTCAGGTTCATCCTTCATTCCTCCTAGATAATCAACAAACGGAGTGTTAGGGCCTAAAAATGTAGCACCAAGTTTGATATAACGCTCCTCTGTGTGATTCTTTTTGCACTCATCAGCATATCTTTTAACTGCTGTCTCCAATTCGTCTTCCGAAAATCCATCCGCCAAACGTGCCATATAACACTTATAGGCCTTGGCCTTTTCTTTTTTTCTTGGGTATGCATTCCATACACGTTCAAAACCACACATATATGTTTTTTTATCATTTTCATTTACATTAACATTTTCATTTACATTTTCATTAGGTTTTTTTTGGAGTTTTATTTCTCCAATTACTTCTTGTGTTTCAAAATAACCTTCGGTTTTAGTTTGGTTATTTATCTCTTCCATATTTTTATAACCATCGGTTTCTATATTGTATCTATTTTTTGAAACCAATGGTTTTTGA
Proteins encoded in this window:
- a CDS encoding ATP-binding protein, which produces MNLREKLESLHSLRNLDKPQNLTTEISTDLSECPVCGGIGWIISINEFGQKEAVSCKCRENILLKQRISFADIPPVYKETRLNNFTLSAYQNPSEKRIATAACKKIKTYLDYFSEYKKSGLGLYLYSETKGSGKTRMAASLANKFLDDGYVVKFATSSRILNAIKKTYDKDSKQKENELLEDLATTDILFIDDFGSENLTGWVNDKFYHIINERYINKKLTFFTSNVAVEHLDYDDRIKSRVQDMTYQIPFPEESVRQTQARERNKKLLSEIL
- a CDS encoding DUF6291 domain-containing protein, producing MRDSFIFYKTFYDCIKELPKKSGYSLYNAVFEYVFNGREPELKGIELGIFSMIKVQIDANNLRYSNGKKGGRPKKSKTIGYENQKPLVSKNRYNIETDGYKNMEEINNQTKTEGYFETQEVIGEIKLQKKPNENVNENVNVNENDKKTYMCGFERVWNAYPRKKEKAKAYKCYMARLADGFSEDELETAVKRYADECKKNHTEERYIKLGATFLGPNTPFVDYLGGMKDEPERKIGKLTFSEELRQAAESYNGDFDGFE